One genomic window of Leopardus geoffroyi isolate Oge1 chromosome C3, O.geoffroyi_Oge1_pat1.0, whole genome shotgun sequence includes the following:
- the ASCL5 gene encoding achaete-scute homolog 5 has product MNNNFCRALVDRRSLAPPSCMQLGVVPPPRRAPLPPAEPLGNVPLLLYPGPAEPQYYDAYAGVFPYVPFPGAFGVYDYPFEPAFIQKRNERERQRVKCVNEGYARLRGHLPGALAEKRLSKVETLRAAIRYIKYLQELLSAAPDGAQPAGSPPDCPGDGEARGPASLVPESSESSCFSSSPFFESEESSH; this is encoded by the coding sequence ATGAACAATAACTTCTGCCGGGCCCTGGTGGACCGGCGGTCCCTGGCGCCCCCCAGCTGCATGCAGTTGGGCGTCGTGCCCCCTCCGCGCCGGGCGCCTCTGCCCCCCGCCGAGCCCCTGGGCAACGTGCCCTTGCTGCTGTACCCAGGCCCGGCCGAGCCGCAGTATTACGACGCCTACGCGGGCGTGTTCCCCTACGTGCCCTTCCCGGGTGCTTTCGGGGTGTACGATTACCCCTTCGAGCCCGCCTTCATCCAGAAGCGCAACGAGCGCGAGCGGCAGCGGGTCAAGTGCGTCAACGAGGGCTACGCGCGCCTCCGCGGCCACCTCCCGGGCGCCCTGGCGGAGAAGCGGCTCAGCAAGGTGGAGACCCTGCGCGCCGCCATCCGCTACATCAAGTACCTGCAGGAGCTGCTGAGCGCGGCCCCCGACGGCGCGCAGCCCGCGGGCTCCCCGCCCGACTGCCCGGGCGACGGCGAGGCCCGGGGGCCCGCCTCCCTGGTGCCCGAGTCGTCCGAgtcttcctgcttctcctcctcgcCTTTCTTTGAGTCGGAGGAATCCAGCCACTGA